From Selenomonas ruminantium AC2024, a single genomic window includes:
- a CDS encoding dimethyl sulfoxide reductase anchor subunit family protein, translating to MSIEWPLVFFSIFTGIACGMFFSLVYLAEYQGKALDKRLKVSILVLICMATGGFCAQLHLGHPERMFGALGHPTSGIFMEAAVEFTLGAIIVAYMLAVRREAGAGVTKILGTIGAVVAVVMAFINGDTFVMASRPAWNTLLLPICYIASAGVLGAFALNLLLGEDEGAHYTLQRLMLKVIGVQAVILLLYLVMVAIAPYPDYSRSLQRIFAGDIAPISWLGILIVGMGLPVKFIKDGKAAKMALASFICVLAGALSFRIMMFMIGSSVRNFFS from the coding sequence ATGAGCATTGAATGGCCATTGGTGTTTTTCAGTATTTTTACGGGCATTGCCTGTGGCATGTTTTTCAGTTTGGTCTATTTGGCAGAATATCAGGGAAAGGCACTGGATAAGCGATTGAAAGTAAGTATATTGGTGCTTATTTGTATGGCAACAGGTGGTTTTTGCGCCCAACTGCACTTGGGGCATCCGGAGAGAATGTTTGGGGCTTTAGGTCATCCGACTTCTGGTATTTTTATGGAAGCTGCTGTGGAGTTTACCCTGGGAGCGATTATCGTAGCTTATATGCTTGCTGTGCGCCGTGAGGCAGGAGCTGGAGTTACGAAAATTCTGGGCACAATCGGCGCAGTGGTAGCAGTGGTTATGGCCTTTATCAACGGAGATACCTTTGTTATGGCTTCTCGTCCTGCCTGGAATACACTGCTTTTACCCATCTGTTATATCGCTTCTGCAGGCGTGTTGGGAGCCTTTGCCCTGAACTTATTACTGGGGGAAGATGAAGGCGCTCATTATACTCTGCAAAGGCTGATGTTAAAAGTTATCGGTGTACAGGCTGTGATACTGTTACTCTATCTTGTAATGGTAGCAATAGCACCCTATCCGGATTACAGTCGTTCCTTGCAGAGGATTTTTGCTGGCGATATTGCGCCAATTTCCTGGCTGGGCATCTTAATTGTAGGTATGGGCTTGCCAGTAAAGTTCATCAAAGATGGCAAGGCCGCTAAAATGGCACTAGCGAGCTTTATCTGTGTGCTTGCAGGAGCACTGTCGTTTCGCATTATGATGTTTATGATTGGTTCCAGTGTTAGGAATTTCTTTAGCTGA
- a CDS encoding TorD/DmsD family molecular chaperone, with amino-acid sequence MDYLKEWLEINEAREKMYRLLARFYRIEVDAEMLEQLAKMTFPQDCPQEMSDGYNLLQAAVSSRNDKTLENLAVDYARLFLGAGIINFDAAYPYESVYLSEKKLIMQEPRDEVVTFYRSCGVDRSHDLSEPEDHIAFELEFMAYLCGEAAEFARQRNDVQMQQSLNRQQEFLQKHLLKWQERFCNDVLKYAGTDFYRGAARITKSYLDMEGALLNDEAMTA; translated from the coding sequence ATGGATTATTTAAAAGAATGGTTGGAAATTAACGAGGCCCGGGAAAAAATGTACCGTCTGTTGGCCCGTTTTTATCGGATTGAAGTAGATGCGGAAATGCTGGAGCAGTTGGCAAAGATGACATTTCCTCAGGATTGCCCGCAGGAAATGTCTGATGGTTATAATTTGCTGCAAGCAGCGGTGTCTTCTCGCAATGACAAGACGCTTGAAAATCTGGCTGTTGATTATGCCCGGTTGTTCCTGGGGGCTGGTATCATCAATTTTGATGCGGCTTATCCTTATGAGTCCGTGTATCTTAGTGAAAAGAAGCTAATTATGCAGGAACCACGGGATGAAGTCGTGACTTTTTACCGCTCCTGCGGGGTGGATAGGAGTCATGATTTAAGCGAACCGGAAGATCATATAGCCTTTGAACTGGAGTTTATGGCTTATCTTTGTGGTGAAGCGGCTGAATTTGCCCGTCAGAGAAATGATGTGCAGATGCAACAGAGTTTAAACCGGCAGCAGGAATTTTTGCAGAAACATTTACTGAAATGGCAAGAAAGATTCTGTAATGATGTGCTGAAATATGCTGGTACGGATTTTTACAGGGGGGCAGCCCGGATTACCAAAAGTTATCTGGATATGGAAGGTGCCCTGCTGAATGATGAAGCCATGACTGCCTGA
- a CDS encoding 4Fe-4S binding protein — protein sequence MSKKTQQVRYMRLFSMALVLLVIFLGASCRWGTGSFSTIGWDRLYLICPLGYLEAMASSKSWLLGAAVPFMLIAFISLLAGRIFCGWVCPVPLTRKLLVNRLDDKPENGCKPQAKGSLTVLGLTLGSAAVFGFPVFCLICPIGLSLATLIAIIRLVGVNEPSFDLVIFPILLVVELVVLRHWCGRFCPVGALLSLLARGQRLFVPRIDKEKCLSVQGKTCGQCAQSCPAGIDLRAENSCGELAVCTKCRECAAVCPQNAINFLRR from the coding sequence ATGAGCAAAAAAACACAGCAGGTTCGTTATATGCGGCTGTTTTCCATGGCGTTGGTGTTGCTCGTTATATTTCTAGGAGCTTCCTGCCGCTGGGGGACGGGAAGTTTTTCCACGATTGGCTGGGACAGGCTGTATCTGATATGTCCCTTGGGGTATTTGGAGGCGATGGCGTCCAGCAAATCTTGGCTTTTGGGAGCTGCTGTTCCTTTTATGCTTATCGCGTTCATCAGCCTGCTGGCAGGACGGATATTTTGCGGCTGGGTATGTCCTGTGCCGCTGACGCGCAAGCTGCTGGTCAACCGGCTGGATGATAAGCCGGAAAATGGCTGTAAGCCTCAGGCAAAAGGGTCTTTGACTGTGCTGGGGCTTACTCTTGGCTCGGCGGCGGTCTTTGGCTTTCCCGTCTTTTGCCTGATTTGCCCCATAGGTCTTAGCCTTGCTACCCTCATTGCCATTATCCGGCTGGTGGGGGTAAATGAGCCGTCTTTTGACCTTGTGATTTTTCCGATCCTATTGGTGGTGGAGCTGGTTGTTCTTCGGCATTGGTGTGGCAGATTCTGCCCGGTGGGGGCACTGCTCTCCCTGCTGGCCAGAGGCCAGAGATTATTTGTGCCCAGGATTGACAAGGAAAAATGCTTGTCCGTGCAGGGAAAAACTTGCGGACAGTGCGCCCAAAGCTGTCCGGCGGGGATTGATTTGCGAGCCGAAAACTCCTGCGGTGAGCTTGCCGTATGTACAAAATGCCGGGAATGTGCTGCCGTCTGTCCGCAAAATGCCATAAATTTTTTGAGGAGATGA
- the rbsK gene encoding ribokinase encodes MNKVLVVGSLNMDFAVYMDRRPKAGETVMAQSMKLVPGGKGANQAYALGKLGSNTSMIGAVGMDTFGEQMLANLENVGVATDGIKKIAGTETGKAFIEIEKSGQNSISVIAGANAAVDEALVQEQEDKFVQADAVVMQLEIPLPSVVAAAKLAKKHGKTVVLDPAPARNDLPDELWAQVDITKPNETELALLTGLPTNTEEEVVTAAKALIAKGVKNVLVTLGGDGTMHVSTDKVEKFPAYKVKAVDTTAAGDCFLAAFISRFDGRNYAEAIDFAAKASAIAVTRQGAQTSIPTVEEVERLIINTRLFP; translated from the coding sequence ATGAATAAGGTATTGGTTGTTGGCAGTTTGAATATGGATTTTGCAGTCTATATGGATAGAAGGCCTAAAGCCGGGGAAACAGTCATGGCGCAGAGTATGAAGCTTGTGCCCGGCGGCAAGGGTGCCAATCAGGCATATGCGCTAGGAAAATTGGGCTCAAACACTTCCATGATTGGCGCTGTAGGCATGGATACCTTCGGTGAGCAGATGCTGGCCAATCTGGAAAATGTGGGTGTGGCAACGGATGGCATCAAAAAAATTGCCGGTACAGAAACCGGCAAGGCATTTATCGAGATTGAAAAAAGCGGGCAAAACAGCATCAGCGTGATTGCTGGTGCCAATGCTGCCGTGGATGAAGCCTTGGTGCAGGAGCAGGAGGATAAGTTTGTACAGGCTGATGCTGTGGTCATGCAGCTGGAAATCCCCCTGCCATCCGTAGTAGCTGCCGCAAAGCTGGCCAAAAAACACGGCAAGACCGTGGTGCTCGACCCAGCTCCGGCTCGGAACGATTTGCCGGATGAACTCTGGGCGCAGGTGGATATCACCAAACCCAATGAAACAGAACTTGCCCTGCTCACCGGACTGCCGACCAATACGGAGGAAGAAGTGGTGACAGCGGCAAAAGCTCTCATTGCTAAGGGCGTGAAAAACGTGCTGGTGACCTTAGGCGGTGACGGCACCATGCACGTTTCGACAGATAAGGTGGAAAAATTCCCAGCTTACAAGGTTAAGGCTGTCGATACCACCGCCGCTGGCGATTGCTTCCTGGCCGCATTTATAAGCCGGTTTGATGGCCGTAATTATGCCGAAGCTATCGACTTTGCTGCAAAGGCATCGGCCATCGCCGTAACCCGTCAGGGAGCGCAGACATCCATTCCTACGGTGGAAGAAGTTGAACGTTTGATTATAAACACAAGGTTATTTCCGTAA
- a CDS encoding sigma-54 interaction domain-containing protein, with protein sequence MKSEATDKNLDWLRVVTKERWELMAECRDYFLHHPDSDPREYPRLNPIIAASWARSQAAGLHIDKNIPEQFVSPQQLKKIQQRDAVLLKIAHDVFEPFRNLINLTGYRLYLFDKDGVMLFTQGRQEKNNRWFSGKPGKICREDTVGTCSHVLSMRYLEPIQLLSVEQYGAVFENMIGTAAPICDADGNIHATVVLNQRIASLVLTDNYRETCAHTLGLVASMAEAIELQYRLVKTSQRLCQSNIAQQRASEALSVMLNLLDDGILSIDGHGNITNLNKMARQLLSIGDKEKLTGVNIAEFTDDAPRLYKALAAGNQEVMELDMGRRQTRTNCQVVIYPAKTSGAILKINRMKNINASMSRRVGSQSPYNFNDIIGESSLIKRTLELGKRFAVIDEAVLICGESGTGKELLAQAIHNASGRQGPFVALNCAALPRDLIESELFGYESGSFTGADKNGRPGKIELANEGTLFLDEIGDMPLELQPVFLRVLENKEVIRIGGRQSRKVDFRIVAATNRDLQQMQLQGLFRSDLYFRLSVLTLQLPPLRQRGTDIVLLAKFFIGKYCRKIGVKEKKLTVEAEEWLCSYPWPGNVRQLENAMIYAANVAAGDSIDIHCFPESIQREKLPAQPVHEQTDVTPRNEWITLADWEKQAIRHALERTSGNVTQAALQLKISKATIYKKMREYQIHPSRN encoded by the coding sequence ATGAAATCAGAAGCAACAGATAAAAATTTGGATTGGCTCCGGGTCGTAACCAAGGAGCGCTGGGAATTAATGGCAGAGTGCAGGGATTATTTTTTACATCATCCTGATTCTGATCCACGGGAATATCCCCGATTAAATCCCATTATAGCTGCATCCTGGGCACGTTCACAGGCGGCAGGACTGCACATCGATAAAAATATTCCGGAACAGTTCGTATCCCCCCAGCAATTAAAAAAGATACAGCAGCGGGATGCAGTGCTCCTGAAGATTGCCCATGATGTATTTGAGCCTTTTCGCAATCTGATCAACTTGACGGGTTATCGGCTTTACCTTTTTGACAAGGATGGAGTAATGCTCTTTACCCAGGGGCGGCAGGAGAAAAATAATCGCTGGTTCAGCGGCAAGCCAGGTAAGATTTGTCGAGAAGATACAGTGGGCACCTGTTCCCATGTGCTCAGTATGCGCTATTTAGAGCCAATTCAGCTGTTATCAGTGGAACAATATGGAGCCGTATTTGAAAATATGATTGGTACAGCGGCTCCTATATGTGATGCGGATGGTAATATCCATGCCACAGTAGTGCTTAATCAACGGATTGCCAGTCTGGTACTGACGGATAATTACCGAGAAACATGTGCCCATACCCTGGGGCTGGTGGCATCTATGGCCGAAGCCATCGAACTCCAATATCGTCTAGTGAAGACCAGCCAGCGTCTCTGTCAAAGTAATATTGCCCAGCAGCGAGCCAGTGAAGCATTGTCGGTCATGCTTAATCTGCTGGATGATGGTATATTGAGTATAGATGGACACGGCAATATAACCAACTTAAATAAGATGGCGCGGCAACTTTTGAGCATAGGCGACAAAGAAAAATTAACAGGGGTCAATATCGCAGAGTTTACGGATGATGCACCACGCTTGTATAAAGCATTAGCCGCAGGTAATCAGGAGGTGATGGAACTGGATATGGGCCGCAGACAGACGCGGACAAATTGCCAAGTGGTTATCTATCCAGCCAAAACCAGCGGTGCAATTCTCAAAATTAATCGCATGAAAAACATCAATGCGTCTATGAGCCGAAGAGTTGGTTCCCAGTCGCCGTATAATTTTAACGACATCATTGGTGAGAGCAGCCTGATAAAGCGGACTTTGGAGCTGGGCAAGCGATTTGCTGTGATTGATGAAGCCGTGCTTATCTGTGGGGAAAGCGGCACAGGAAAGGAACTTTTAGCACAGGCCATTCATAACGCCTCTGGCCGTCAGGGCCCCTTTGTAGCACTTAACTGTGCTGCGCTGCCTCGTGACCTGATTGAAAGTGAGCTCTTTGGCTATGAAAGCGGCAGCTTTACGGGAGCAGATAAAAACGGGCGCCCCGGTAAAATAGAACTAGCCAATGAGGGAACGTTATTTCTGGATGAAATCGGTGATATGCCGCTGGAATTGCAGCCGGTATTCCTGCGGGTGCTGGAAAATAAGGAAGTCATCCGTATTGGTGGGCGTCAGAGTCGCAAGGTGGATTTCCGCATTGTAGCAGCAACCAACCGGGATTTACAGCAGATGCAGCTTCAAGGTCTTTTCCGCAGTGATTTATACTTCCGTCTATCTGTGCTGACTTTACAGCTTCCCCCTTTGCGCCAGCGTGGTACAGATATTGTACTGCTGGCGAAGTTCTTTATCGGAAAATATTGCCGTAAGATTGGTGTAAAGGAAAAGAAACTGACGGTAGAGGCTGAGGAGTGGCTTTGTTCCTATCCATGGCCAGGCAACGTCCGGCAGTTGGAAAATGCTATGATTTATGCGGCTAATGTAGCGGCAGGAGACTCAATAGATATTCACTGCTTTCCGGAATCTATCCAACGAGAAAAATTACCTGCCCAGCCTGTTCATGAGCAGACCGATGTTACACCCAGGAATGAATGGATTACTTTGGCCGATTGGGAGAAACAGGCTATTCGCCATGCACTGGAAAGAACCAGTGGAAATGTTACTCAGGCAGCTTTGCAGCTCAAGATATCTAAGGCAACGATTTATAAAAAAATGCGTGAATATCAGATTCATCCATCACGCAATTAA
- a CDS encoding 4Fe-4S binding protein: protein MLASLKYICTSCSSLTDSQVEIKEEYCLHSRHQGSSCNRCTEVCPQGAIEKGKFIAEKCDGCGLCATICPAGAIQQTWLLKLLPQLIRHVRETQACAFICRKNPKVAGAFRIPCLLGCSEALLLLLASQGAKRILLGAESCVECPRGEMCWDILAARVSHIYEILHDYGAKCQFVFNRDKYKGETKAGRQGEVSSISRRRFLTDIRRGSVNLLGHMVADMGRGFRQEVKKTSLETEKYLPYEHKLLSAAMNNLGARTNQHPKIQGYFGRVEVSQSCHGCGACANACPTGAMTLQEKAGRRILVHAPGKCTGCGLCQEICMQDSIGLTRSVSWQAVSEEKQYEVANRPARQMETALGSMENRLSFLLGCGLKKN from the coding sequence GTGTTAGCATCGCTGAAATATATCTGTACCTCCTGTTCCAGTCTTACGGATAGCCAGGTGGAGATAAAGGAAGAATATTGCCTGCACAGCCGTCATCAGGGAAGCTCCTGCAATCGTTGCACGGAGGTTTGCCCTCAGGGAGCGATAGAGAAAGGAAAATTCATAGCAGAAAAATGTGACGGCTGTGGACTTTGTGCAACAATCTGTCCTGCTGGCGCCATACAGCAAACGTGGCTGCTAAAACTTTTACCCCAGCTGATACGTCATGTGCGGGAGACGCAGGCTTGTGCCTTTATTTGCCGAAAAAACCCTAAAGTTGCTGGCGCCTTTCGTATTCCCTGCTTGTTGGGATGCAGTGAAGCTTTGCTGCTCCTTTTAGCATCCCAGGGAGCCAAAAGGATTCTGCTGGGGGCAGAATCTTGTGTGGAATGTCCCCGGGGGGAAATGTGCTGGGATATTCTGGCGGCTCGTGTGTCACATATCTATGAAATACTGCATGATTACGGGGCTAAATGTCAGTTTGTCTTTAACAGGGATAAATACAAAGGGGAAACGAAGGCTGGTCGGCAAGGCGAAGTAAGCAGTATTTCCCGGCGGCGTTTCCTTACGGATATCCGGCGTGGATCGGTGAATCTGCTGGGGCATATGGTGGCGGACATGGGCAGGGGCTTCAGACAGGAGGTTAAAAAGACAAGCCTAGAGACAGAAAAATATCTGCCCTATGAGCACAAGTTGCTGAGCGCTGCTATGAATAATCTGGGCGCAAGGACTAATCAACATCCGAAGATACAGGGTTATTTTGGCAGAGTAGAGGTAAGTCAGTCCTGTCATGGTTGTGGTGCCTGTGCAAATGCCTGCCCTACAGGAGCTATGACATTGCAGGAAAAAGCAGGAAGAAGAATTTTAGTTCATGCACCTGGCAAATGTACGGGCTGTGGACTTTGCCAGGAAATCTGCATGCAGGATAGTATCGGCCTTACACGCAGCGTCTCCTGGCAGGCGGTGTCTGAAGAAAAACAATATGAAGTTGCCAATCGTCCTGCCAGGCAGATGGAAACAGCCTTGGGCAGTATGGAAAATAGGTTGTCGTTTTTGCTGGGCTGCGGCTTGAAGAAAAACTAA
- a CDS encoding DUF6033 family protein gives MPVKVGGSYVSESAYSFAKAQVTDKSEDSGGVLKSLAEKFPHLKFSVGTKPFSGTGMNNLSISSKILKQMEKDPDKRMEYEALIYDIAHTDVQSGRAPEHKLKSHGFIIEDDGGLRSWGISEFNDGNRRQQSHVKRSDKKNWWQELLPKNQIKKATKDKKSFRNTNELYVHLREKFNVVHAGMTKIYEKYLQKCLTDEESRNQLFDTLRAADEAYASRKDEVGFQGMQVIIDENGEVTTESINEDKRRRQIAAAATQGDMQAVLAILAQDLQELEDGYNQNACDAAEVKKAKKLIEQAKQQMGRLPDRSPTLSEQSAMTINTLI, from the coding sequence ATGCCGGTGAAGGTTGGAGGCAGTTATGTGTCAGAGTCAGCTTATAGTTTTGCTAAGGCGCAGGTTACGGATAAGAGCGAAGATAGCGGCGGTGTGCTGAAAAGTTTGGCGGAAAAGTTTCCCCATCTCAAGTTCAGCGTGGGAACAAAGCCTTTTTCCGGAACGGGGATGAATAATTTGTCTATTTCATCCAAAATCCTTAAACAAATGGAGAAAGACCCGGATAAGCGCATGGAGTATGAAGCGCTTATCTATGATATTGCCCATACAGATGTACAAAGTGGCCGTGCGCCGGAGCATAAGCTGAAATCCCATGGCTTTATCATTGAGGATGATGGCGGTTTGCGCAGCTGGGGGATTTCGGAATTTAATGATGGCAATCGTAGACAGCAGTCGCATGTAAAACGCTCAGACAAAAAGAACTGGTGGCAGGAATTGCTGCCTAAAAATCAAATCAAGAAGGCCACAAAAGACAAGAAATCATTTCGCAACACCAATGAATTGTATGTGCATTTGCGGGAAAAGTTCAATGTTGTCCATGCCGGTATGACGAAGATTTACGAGAAATACCTGCAAAAATGCCTCACCGATGAGGAAAGCCGCAATCAATTATTCGATACCCTGCGGGCGGCAGACGAAGCCTATGCCAGCCGCAAGGATGAAGTGGGCTTTCAGGGGATGCAGGTGATTATTGACGAGAACGGCGAAGTGACCACGGAATCCATCAACGAAGATAAACGCCGCCGGCAGATTGCCGCCGCAGCAACACAGGGCGATATGCAGGCAGTGCTTGCTATTTTAGCGCAAGATTTGCAGGAACTTGAAGACGGATACAATCAAAATGCCTGTGATGCCGCCGAGGTCAAAAAAGCCAAAAAACTTATCGAACAAGCAAAACAGCAAATGGGCAGATTGCCTGACCGGTCGCCCACCTTGTCGGAACAAAGTGCTATGACCATCAATACACTGATATGA
- a CDS encoding 4Fe-4S dicluster domain-containing protein, whose amino-acid sequence MKDFQPSRRDFLKIAGGIGVALLGTGTASKVLPAKKMLRPPGGQQEADFLSRCLRCDRCRSSCPTKVIGLANVRDGLVNTRTPVLNFHQGICDFCRKCMEVCPTGALQFFDPLRDKIGRANIQPDICLAYDSRGCRLCVDACPYGAICMDAQNLPVVDEEKCNGCGVCENVCPALVLHGFSGNRTQRIRGIKVEVREGGEDK is encoded by the coding sequence ATGAAGGATTTTCAGCCTTCCCGGCGGGATTTTCTCAAAATTGCTGGAGGGATAGGGGTGGCTCTGCTGGGAACAGGGACAGCAAGCAAAGTGCTGCCGGCAAAAAAAATGCTGCGCCCTCCCGGCGGTCAACAGGAGGCGGATTTTTTATCCCGCTGTTTACGTTGTGACCGCTGTCGTAGTAGTTGTCCCACAAAGGTCATTGGACTTGCCAATGTGAGGGACGGCCTCGTTAATACCCGGACCCCGGTGCTTAACTTTCATCAGGGGATATGCGATTTTTGCAGGAAGTGCATGGAAGTTTGTCCTACTGGAGCTTTGCAGTTCTTTGACCCGCTACGTGATAAGATTGGCCGGGCGAATATACAGCCGGATATATGTCTGGCTTATGACAGCCGTGGATGCCGTCTGTGTGTGGATGCCTGCCCTTATGGGGCTATTTGTATGGACGCGCAGAATCTTCCCGTGGTGGATGAGGAAAAATGCAATGGCTGTGGTGTTTGCGAAAATGTCTGTCCTGCCTTGGTACTTCATGGTTTCAGTGGCAACCGCACTCAGCGTATCCGCGGAATAAAGGTAGAGGTCAGGGAAGGCGGTGAAGATAAATGA
- a CDS encoding 4Fe-4S dicluster domain-containing protein, with product MRRAMVVDLDKCCGCKSCEVACKQENDVALGCYWNKTLQIGPEGKYPDLNMYFLPTMCQQCKDAPCVKVCPTGASYRDEKTGVVLVDKEKCIGCQYCMMACPYGVRTFNKESKVVEKCTLCMHLFAIGEEPACVKNCPGACRIVGDLDDPNSNVSKAIKEAGEENVHYLPDVGNHPSTAYILHKKNGTWKE from the coding sequence ATGCGTAGAGCGATGGTCGTAGACCTGGATAAATGCTGCGGCTGCAAATCCTGTGAAGTAGCCTGTAAACAGGAAAATGATGTAGCCCTAGGATGTTATTGGAATAAGACCTTACAGATTGGCCCAGAGGGGAAATATCCGGATTTAAATATGTATTTTCTGCCAACGATGTGCCAGCAGTGCAAGGATGCTCCTTGTGTCAAGGTGTGTCCCACGGGGGCATCCTACCGGGATGAAAAGACCGGCGTAGTGCTAGTAGATAAAGAAAAGTGTATTGGTTGTCAGTATTGCATGATGGCCTGCCCCTATGGTGTGCGTACCTTCAACAAGGAGAGCAAGGTCGTGGAAAAATGCACCTTGTGCATGCATCTCTTTGCCATTGGTGAGGAACCTGCCTGTGTGAAGAATTGCCCGGGCGCCTGCCGGATCGTGGGGGATTTGGATGACCCCAACAGCAATGTGTCCAAGGCCATTAAGGAGGCAGGCGAGGAAAATGTTCATTACCTGCCGGATGTGGGCAATCATCCTTCAACTGCCTATATCCTGCATAAGAAAAATGGAACCTGGAAGGAGTGA
- a CDS encoding TlpA family protein disulfide reductase, whose product MRTNLRYILLPLALLLSILTINVFSARDANKQNLLRFPAFQTVDVNGNTVTNKIFTGRFTVVVLWVTKDENSRQLWRCLSDWQQAEASPIQIIGLVGDVKSTDDSVKISYARQMTADFAQPQLLVNDDMAEFLTNMRAAPAICFVDANGRLVGQPVIGYEPELIKKEARRLLATDSQADRNKSLFMKKASQ is encoded by the coding sequence ATGCGAACGAACCTGCGTTACATTTTGCTCCCCCTCGCCCTTCTCCTATCCATTTTGACCATAAATGTCTTTTCTGCCCGTGATGCCAACAAGCAAAACCTCCTTCGCTTTCCTGCGTTTCAGACGGTTGACGTCAATGGCAACACCGTAACCAATAAGATATTTACCGGCAGGTTTACCGTCGTGGTGCTCTGGGTCACCAAGGATGAAAACAGCCGGCAGCTTTGGCGCTGTTTATCCGACTGGCAGCAAGCTGAAGCTAGCCCAATACAAATCATCGGCCTCGTAGGTGATGTAAAGAGCACTGATGATTCTGTCAAAATCAGCTATGCACGGCAAATGACCGCTGACTTTGCCCAGCCGCAGCTGCTTGTCAATGATGATATGGCAGAATTTCTCACCAACATGCGGGCTGCTCCTGCCATTTGTTTTGTGGATGCCAACGGCAGGCTCGTGGGCCAGCCAGTAATTGGCTACGAACCGGAACTCATCAAAAAAGAAGCCCGCCGCCTGTTGGCAACGGACTCCCAAGCCGATAGGAATAAATCCTTGTTTATGAAAAAAGCCTCTCAATGA